The following are encoded together in the Streptomyces rapamycinicus NRRL 5491 genome:
- a CDS encoding putative leader peptide, which translates to MVFDDVSEKTPGMLLVARLHVDLCRLASAMCPRRAVAA; encoded by the coding sequence ATGGTTTTCGATGACGTGAGCGAGAAGACGCCGGGCATGCTGCTCGTGGCGCGGCTCCACGTCGACCTGTGCCGGCTCGCCAGCGCGATGTGTCCGCGCCGCGCCGTGGCCGCCTGA
- a CDS encoding HNH endonuclease, producing the protein MRAEYTREALAEAVTRSSSWAELMRLLEVKASGGRRRALQQLAAAHAIDTSHFKQRSPWSKYSDMAIAEAVATSTTLREVVEKLGARPATGTLSHIRRRIAASSIDISHISGLNRPHIDLPFSREQLREAALSGDSVRSVARLLGVSDDGRSRATLRRMLNEHGIDTSHFSHARVTIPEGPLRAAVADSTSYADVVRALGLPVNDANHRRVHRQTVRLGLDTTHFRRRTRRQARAVASKPVADEVLRVRPPGSPRTNHSRLRRALDEIGRPYRCARCGNTGQWQGVSMTLQIDHVNGDWLDNRPENLRYLCPNCHAITDTWCRNRQSVQKRRAGTAA; encoded by the coding sequence ATGCGAGCCGAATACACGCGCGAAGCCCTTGCCGAAGCGGTGACCCGGTCATCGAGCTGGGCCGAACTCATGCGCTTACTAGAGGTCAAGGCCAGCGGTGGCAGACGTCGGGCCCTGCAGCAACTCGCGGCAGCACATGCCATCGACACCAGCCACTTCAAGCAGCGCAGCCCGTGGAGCAAGTACTCCGACATGGCGATCGCGGAAGCCGTGGCGACGTCGACTACGTTGCGCGAAGTGGTCGAGAAGCTGGGAGCACGCCCAGCGACGGGGACGCTTTCACACATCCGCAGACGAATCGCGGCATCCAGCATCGATATCAGCCACATCTCCGGGCTGAACCGACCGCACATCGACTTGCCCTTCAGCCGCGAACAGCTGAGAGAAGCCGCCCTCTCTGGGGACAGCGTCCGGTCCGTCGCGCGACTCCTGGGAGTTTCCGACGACGGCCGGTCACGGGCCACCCTGCGCCGCATGCTGAACGAGCACGGGATAGACACCTCGCACTTCTCCCACGCCCGCGTCACCATCCCCGAAGGCCCCCTTCGCGCTGCCGTCGCGGACAGCACGAGTTACGCGGACGTCGTGCGCGCCCTGGGCCTACCGGTGAACGATGCCAATCACCGCCGTGTGCACCGCCAGACGGTCCGATTGGGCCTGGACACCACACACTTCAGGCGGCGCACTCGGCGCCAGGCCCGAGCGGTGGCGTCGAAGCCCGTGGCGGATGAGGTGCTCCGGGTCCGCCCGCCGGGTTCTCCTCGTACCAACCACTCCCGGCTTCGTAGAGCCCTGGATGAAATCGGCCGCCCGTACAGGTGCGCGCGGTGCGGCAACACTGGGCAGTGGCAAGGAGTGAGCATGACGCTCCAGATTGATCACGTGAACGGCGACTGGCTCGACAATCGCCCCGAGAATCTGCGGTACCTGTGCCCGAACTGCCACGCGATCACCGACACATGGTGTCGGAACCGTCAGAGCGTCCAGAAGAGGCGAGCTGGCACTGCGGCGTAG
- the rdgB gene encoding RdgB/HAM1 family non-canonical purine NTP pyrophosphatase, with protein sequence MQQHTEGHPPHPRRLILATRNAYKITELRSILGETGLDVELVGADAYPEVPDVKETGVTFAENALLKAHALARATGHPAIADDSGLCVDVLGGAPGIFSARWSGRHGDDRANLDLLLAQLADVPDEHRGAHFACVAALALPDGTERAVSGRLTGTLRHEPVGGGGFGYDPILQPHGETRTCAELAPDEKNAISHRGKAFRAIAPVVRELLG encoded by the coding sequence ATGCAGCAACACACTGAGGGACACCCTCCGCACCCCCGCCGTCTCATCCTCGCCACCCGCAACGCCTACAAGATCACCGAGCTGCGCTCGATCCTGGGCGAGACCGGCCTCGACGTCGAACTCGTCGGCGCCGACGCCTATCCGGAGGTCCCGGACGTCAAGGAGACCGGCGTGACCTTCGCGGAGAACGCCCTCCTCAAGGCCCACGCCCTGGCCCGGGCCACCGGCCACCCCGCCATCGCCGACGACTCCGGGCTGTGCGTGGACGTCCTCGGCGGCGCCCCCGGCATCTTCTCGGCCCGCTGGTCGGGCCGGCACGGCGACGACCGCGCCAACCTCGATCTGCTGCTGGCCCAGCTCGCCGACGTCCCCGACGAACACCGCGGCGCCCACTTCGCCTGCGTCGCCGCCCTCGCCCTCCCCGACGGCACCGAGCGCGCCGTCTCCGGCCGGCTCACGGGCACCCTCCGCCACGAGCCCGTGGGCGGCGGGGGGTTCGGCTACGACCCGATCCTCCAGCCCCACGGCGAGACCCGCACCTGCGCCGAACTGGCCCCCGACGAGAAGAACGCCATCAGCCACCGCGGCAAGGCGTTCCGTGCCATCGCCCCGGTCGTCCGCGAACTCCTGGGGTGA
- a CDS encoding MBL fold metallo-hydrolase, producing the protein MKLTVVGCSGSFPSAESACSSYLIEADGFRLLLDMGNGALGELQRHCGLYDLDAVLLSHLHPDHFIDMCGYFVARYYRHDGGRAEAIPVYGPEDTERRLVQAYDDVPDEKSMREVFDFRTLTPGSFEIGPFTIRAERVCHPVEAYGFRIGYGGRSLVYSGDTGPCEALVDLARGGDLFLCEAAFTHGKEDIPGLHLNGREAGEHALRAGVGALVLTHVPPWTDPQINQRDAQAVFGGPVELAKAGAVYEV; encoded by the coding sequence ATGAAGCTCACCGTCGTCGGATGCTCAGGGTCGTTCCCGTCCGCGGAATCGGCCTGCTCGAGCTACCTCATCGAGGCCGACGGCTTCCGGCTGCTCCTCGACATGGGCAATGGCGCCCTTGGCGAGCTGCAGCGCCACTGCGGTCTCTACGACCTCGACGCTGTGCTGCTGTCCCATCTCCACCCCGATCACTTCATCGACATGTGCGGATACTTCGTCGCGCGCTACTACCGGCACGACGGTGGCCGCGCCGAGGCGATCCCCGTCTACGGCCCCGAGGACACCGAGCGGCGGCTGGTCCAGGCGTATGACGACGTGCCCGACGAGAAGTCGATGCGCGAGGTCTTCGACTTCCGCACGCTCACGCCCGGCAGCTTCGAGATCGGCCCCTTCACCATCCGCGCCGAGCGCGTCTGCCATCCGGTGGAGGCGTACGGCTTCCGGATCGGGTACGGCGGCCGCTCGCTGGTCTACTCGGGCGACACGGGCCCCTGTGAGGCCCTGGTGGACCTGGCCCGGGGCGGCGACCTCTTCCTGTGCGAGGCGGCCTTCACGCACGGCAAGGAGGACATCCCGGGGCTGCATCTCAACGGCCGCGAGGCGGGCGAGCACGCGCTGCGGGCGGGGGTCGGGGCCCTGGTGCTCACCCATGTGCCGCCGTGGACGGACCCCCAGATCAACCAGCGCGACGCCCAGGCGGTCTTCGGCGGTCCGGTGGAGCTGGCGAAGGCGGGCGCGGTCTACGAGGTGTAG
- a CDS encoding transglycosylase domain-containing protein, protein MSDEPQLIDGGAAGTGDRPGTDDGNHDTPHRADGLPAGKPAKGRKGRPQRTGWRRLLPTWRMVLGGFLLIVLLIAGGLVTGYLLVDIPPANKAAIAQSNVFLYSDGSQLAREGTVNRESVQLSQVPKRIQHAVLAAEDRDFYSESAIDPQAMIRAAWNTATGKGKQSGSTITQQYVKNYYLDQEQTVSRKAKEFFIAIKLDREVSKDKILEGYLNTSYFGRNAYGIQAAAQAYYGKDIGELNTAQGAYLATLLNAPSSYDIVAHPQNKGRAVARWNYVLDGMVKKHWLTRAERQKMTFPGPSEAKAPSGMSGQRGYLIEAVEDYLTSNGVIDEQTLARGGYRITTTIDKDKQDAFTEAVRDRLMSKLSKDRKVDAYVRAGGASIDPKTGKVVALYGGIDYTKQFVNNATRRDYQVGSTFKPFVFTSAVRYGATTQDGQTITPDTLYNGDNKREVIGSDGPTGYAPANEDDVDYGDIDVTTATDNSVNSVYAQMAEDVGPSKVKQTAIDLGVPKSTPDLHASPSIALGPATASVLDMTEAYATLANHGEHGRYSLVEEVTKDGERIKLPERESRQAIPRGAADTTTSILQSVVDGGTGTAAQAAERPAAGKTGTAEEDKAAWFAGYTPDLATVVAVMGQDSNTGVQKSLYGATGLERINGGGYPAEIWAQYTSGALDGKEPAEFDLRLEDGAGAPDGSETQQPPGSPPPAVTTPPTGAPPDTSVPTAPTYTPPTPPTDEPTIPTPPTDFPTGGPTTEPGPGGPGDPGGDPGDPGDPGGPVGG, encoded by the coding sequence ATGAGCGACGAGCCCCAGTTGATCGATGGTGGCGCGGCCGGAACGGGTGACCGGCCCGGCACCGACGATGGCAACCACGACACGCCGCACCGTGCGGACGGCCTCCCCGCGGGCAAACCGGCCAAGGGCAGAAAGGGGCGTCCCCAGCGCACCGGATGGCGCCGTCTGCTGCCCACCTGGCGCATGGTCCTCGGCGGCTTCCTGCTGATCGTCCTGCTGATCGCGGGCGGGCTCGTCACCGGTTATCTGCTCGTCGACATCCCCCCGGCCAACAAGGCCGCCATCGCCCAGAGCAATGTCTTCCTCTACTCCGACGGCTCCCAGCTGGCCCGCGAGGGCACGGTCAACCGGGAGAGCGTGCAGCTGAGCCAGGTGCCCAAGCGGATCCAGCACGCGGTGCTGGCGGCCGAGGACCGGGACTTCTACTCGGAGTCGGCCATCGACCCCCAGGCGATGATCCGGGCCGCCTGGAACACCGCCACCGGCAAGGGCAAACAGTCCGGCTCCACCATCACCCAGCAGTATGTGAAGAACTACTACCTGGACCAGGAACAGACTGTCTCCCGCAAGGCCAAGGAGTTCTTCATCGCGATCAAGCTGGACCGCGAGGTGAGCAAGGACAAGATCCTCGAGGGCTACCTCAACACCAGCTACTTCGGGCGCAACGCCTACGGGATCCAGGCCGCCGCCCAGGCGTACTACGGCAAGGACATCGGCGAGCTCAACACCGCCCAGGGCGCGTATCTCGCCACCCTGCTGAACGCCCCCAGCTCCTACGACATCGTCGCCCATCCGCAGAACAAGGGCCGGGCCGTGGCCCGCTGGAACTACGTGCTCGACGGCATGGTGAAGAAGCACTGGCTGACCAGGGCCGAGCGGCAGAAGATGACCTTCCCCGGGCCCTCCGAGGCCAAGGCCCCCTCCGGCATGTCCGGCCAGCGCGGCTACCTCATCGAGGCCGTCGAGGACTACCTCACCAGCAACGGGGTCATCGACGAGCAGACCCTGGCGCGCGGCGGCTACCGCATCACCACCACGATCGACAAGGACAAGCAGGACGCCTTCACGGAGGCCGTGCGCGACCGGCTGATGAGCAAGCTCAGCAAGGACCGCAAGGTCGACGCCTACGTCCGCGCGGGCGGCGCCTCGATCGACCCCAAGACCGGGAAGGTGGTCGCCCTCTACGGCGGGATCGACTACACCAAGCAGTTCGTCAACAACGCGACCCGCCGTGACTACCAGGTGGGGTCCACCTTCAAGCCATTCGTCTTCACCTCGGCGGTGCGCTACGGCGCCACCACCCAGGACGGCCAGACGATCACCCCGGACACCCTCTACAACGGCGACAACAAGCGCGAGGTCATCGGCTCCGACGGGCCCACCGGCTACGCCCCCGCCAACGAGGACGACGTGGACTACGGCGACATCGACGTCACCACGGCCACCGACAACTCGGTGAACTCGGTATACGCGCAGATGGCCGAGGACGTCGGCCCCTCCAAGGTCAAGCAGACCGCCATCGACCTGGGCGTCCCCAAGAGCACCCCCGATCTGCACGCCTCCCCCTCGATCGCGCTCGGCCCGGCCACCGCGAGCGTGCTGGACATGACCGAGGCGTACGCGACCCTCGCCAACCACGGTGAGCACGGCCGGTACAGCCTGGTCGAGGAGGTCACCAAGGACGGTGAGCGGATCAAGCTCCCGGAGCGGGAGAGCCGCCAGGCCATCCCGCGCGGCGCCGCCGACACCACCACCTCGATACTGCAGAGCGTGGTCGACGGCGGCACCGGCACCGCCGCCCAGGCCGCCGAGCGCCCGGCGGCGGGCAAGACCGGCACCGCGGAGGAGGACAAGGCCGCCTGGTTCGCGGGCTACACCCCGGACCTGGCGACCGTGGTCGCGGTGATGGGCCAGGACTCCAATACGGGCGTACAGAAGTCGCTGTACGGGGCGACGGGCCTGGAGCGGATCAACGGCGGCGGCTACCCCGCCGAGATCTGGGCGCAGTACACATCGGGGGCGCTGGACGGCAAGGAACCGGCCGAGTTCGATCTGCGGCTGGAGGACGGCGCGGGCGCCCCCGACGGCTCCGAGACCCAGCAGCCTCCGGGCTCCCCGCCGCCGGCGGTCACCACTCCCCCGACCGGCGCGCCGCCGGACACCTCGGTCCCCACGGCGCCGACCTACACCCCGCCGACGCCGCCGACGGACGAGCCGACGATCCCCACCCCGCCGACGGACTTCCCCACCGGCGGTCCGACGACCGAGCCAGGACCGGGCGGCCCCGGCGACCCGGGCGGCGACCCAGGCGATCCCGGCGACCCAGGAGGCCCGGTGGGCGGCTGA
- a CDS encoding Mov34/MPN/PAD-1 family protein: protein MLTITQALHDQIVAHARADHPDEACGVIAGPAGSGRPERFIPMLNAARSPTFYEFDSGDLLKLYREMDDRDEEPVVVYHSHTATEAYPSRTDISYANEPGAHYVLVSTADCGNDEGPFQFRSFRIVDGEVTEEEVEIVPGG from the coding sequence ATGCTGACCATCACCCAGGCGCTCCACGATCAGATCGTCGCGCACGCCCGCGCCGACCACCCCGACGAGGCATGCGGCGTGATCGCGGGCCCAGCGGGAAGCGGCCGCCCCGAGCGGTTCATCCCGATGCTGAACGCGGCCCGTTCCCCCACCTTCTACGAGTTCGACTCGGGTGACCTGCTCAAGCTCTACCGCGAGATGGACGACCGGGACGAGGAGCCGGTGGTCGTCTACCACTCGCACACCGCCACCGAGGCGTACCCCTCCCGCACCGACATCTCCTACGCCAACGAGCCCGGTGCCCACTACGTCCTGGTCTCCACGGCCGACTGCGGCAATGACGAGGGACCCTTCCAGTTCCGGTCCTTCCGGATCGTGGACGGCGAGGTCACCGAGGAAGAGGTGGAGATCGTCCCGGGTGGCTGA
- a CDS encoding glucose PTS transporter subunit EIIB, giving the protein MASKAEKIVEGLGGIDNIVEVEGCITRLRTEVKDVSLVDEALLKAAGAHGVVKMGTAIQVVIGTDADPVAAEIEDLM; this is encoded by the coding sequence ATGGCCAGCAAGGCTGAGAAGATCGTCGAGGGGCTCGGCGGAATCGACAACATCGTCGAGGTCGAGGGCTGCATCACCCGCCTCCGCACCGAGGTCAAGGACGTCTCCCTGGTCGACGAGGCCCTGCTGAAGGCCGCGGGCGCCCATGGCGTGGTCAAGATGGGCACCGCGATCCAGGTGGTCATCGGCACCGACGCGGACCCCGTCGCCGCCGAGATCGAAGACTTGATGTGA
- a CDS encoding PLP-dependent cysteine synthase family protein: MRYDSPLAAVGNTPLVGLPRLSPSSDVRIWAKLEDRNPTGSVKDRPALHMIEQAEKDGRLTPGCTILEPTSGNTGISLAMAAKLKGYRIVCVMPENTSEERRQLLAMWGAEIISSPAAGGSNTAVRVAKELAGQHPDWVMLYQYGNPDNAGAHYATTGPEILADLPSITHFVAGLGTTGTLMGVGRFLRENKPDIQIVAAEPRYDDVVYGLRNLDEGFVPELYDESVLTTRFSVGSEDAVSRTRELLAQEGIFAGVSTGAALHAALGVARKAVTAGQSADVVFIVADGGWKYLSTGVYTAATTEEAIETLHGQLWA; this comes from the coding sequence ATGCGGTACGACAGCCCCCTGGCCGCGGTCGGCAATACGCCGCTCGTCGGGCTGCCGCGGCTCTCGCCCTCCTCCGACGTACGGATCTGGGCCAAGCTGGAGGACCGCAACCCCACCGGTTCGGTCAAGGACCGCCCCGCGCTCCATATGATCGAACAGGCCGAGAAGGACGGCCGGTTGACCCCCGGCTGCACCATCCTCGAGCCCACCTCCGGCAACACCGGGATCTCGCTCGCGATGGCGGCCAAGCTCAAGGGCTACCGCATCGTCTGCGTGATGCCGGAGAACACCAGCGAGGAGCGGCGCCAGCTGCTCGCCATGTGGGGCGCGGAGATCATCTCCTCGCCCGCCGCCGGTGGCTCCAACACCGCCGTCCGGGTGGCCAAGGAGCTGGCGGGGCAGCACCCGGACTGGGTGATGCTGTACCAGTACGGAAACCCGGACAACGCCGGCGCCCACTACGCCACCACCGGCCCCGAGATCCTGGCCGACCTGCCCTCCATCACCCACTTCGTCGCCGGTCTGGGCACCACCGGCACCCTGATGGGCGTCGGCCGCTTCCTGCGGGAGAACAAGCCGGACATCCAGATCGTCGCCGCCGAACCGCGCTACGACGACGTCGTCTACGGACTCCGCAACCTCGACGAGGGCTTCGTCCCCGAGCTGTACGACGAGTCCGTCCTGACCACCCGCTTCTCCGTCGGTTCCGAGGACGCGGTGTCCCGCACCCGGGAACTCCTCGCCCAGGAGGGCATCTTCGCGGGCGTCTCGACCGGGGCCGCGCTGCACGCCGCTCTCGGTGTCGCCCGTAAGGCGGTCACGGCCGGGCAGAGCGCCGATGTGGTCTTCATCGTCGCCGACGGCGGCTGGAAGTACCTCTCCACCGGTGTCTACACGGCGGCCACCACCGAGGAGGCGATCGAGACGCTGCACGGCCAGCTCTGGGCCTAG
- a CDS encoding PTS transporter subunit EIIC has product MSTATAQAAPAQKRGAGLFQGLQKVGRSLQLPIAVLPAAGIMVRLGQPDVFGADGLGWDKVAAVFSNAGGALTGALPLLFCVGVAIGFAKKSDGSTALAAVVGFLVYSKVLEAFPVADAVIQKGEDIPAKFNDPGVLGGIIMGLLTAVLWQRFHRTRLVDWLGFFNGRRLVPIIMAFTGIAVGVFFGLVWEPIGDGISNFGEWMTGLGSAGSALFGAVNRALIPIGMHQFVNTVAWFQLGDFTNAAGETVHGDLSRFLAGDPSAGMFMSGFFPIMMFGLPAAALAMAHTARPERRKAVLGMMVSLALTSFVTGVTEPIEFSFMFIAPLLYVIHAVLTALSMAITWALGVHAGFNFSAGFIDYALNWSHATKPLLIIPVGLVFAVVYYVVFRFAITKFDLPTPGREPEEEVEDLTKA; this is encoded by the coding sequence ATGAGTACGGCCACCGCCCAGGCGGCGCCCGCCCAGAAGCGGGGTGCCGGTCTGTTCCAAGGGCTGCAGAAGGTCGGCCGCAGCCTTCAGCTGCCGATCGCGGTCCTGCCCGCCGCCGGCATCATGGTCCGGCTCGGACAGCCCGATGTGTTCGGCGCGGACGGACTGGGCTGGGACAAGGTCGCCGCCGTGTTCAGCAATGCCGGTGGCGCGCTCACCGGCGCCCTTCCGCTGCTGTTCTGCGTCGGCGTGGCCATCGGGTTCGCCAAGAAGTCGGACGGTTCGACCGCGCTGGCCGCCGTGGTCGGGTTCCTGGTCTACAGCAAGGTGCTGGAGGCGTTCCCGGTCGCCGACGCGGTGATCCAGAAGGGCGAGGACATACCGGCCAAGTTCAACGACCCCGGGGTGCTCGGCGGCATCATCATGGGGCTGCTCACCGCGGTGCTGTGGCAGCGGTTCCACCGCACCCGGCTGGTGGACTGGCTCGGCTTCTTCAACGGCCGCCGGCTGGTGCCGATCATCATGGCCTTCACCGGTATCGCGGTGGGCGTCTTCTTCGGCCTGGTCTGGGAGCCCATCGGCGACGGCATCAGCAACTTCGGCGAGTGGATGACCGGGCTCGGCTCGGCGGGATCGGCCCTCTTCGGCGCCGTCAACCGCGCCCTGATCCCGATCGGCATGCACCAGTTCGTGAACACCGTGGCCTGGTTCCAGCTCGGCGACTTCACCAACGCGGCCGGTGAGACGGTGCACGGCGACCTCAGCCGGTTCCTGGCCGGTGACCCGAGCGCGGGCATGTTCATGTCCGGCTTCTTCCCGATCATGATGTTCGGCCTTCCGGCCGCCGCCCTGGCCATGGCGCACACCGCCCGCCCCGAGCGCCGCAAGGCCGTGCTCGGCATGATGGTCTCGCTGGCGCTGACCTCGTTCGTGACGGGCGTGACCGAGCCGATCGAGTTCTCGTTCATGTTCATCGCGCCGCTGCTCTATGTGATCCACGCGGTGCTGACCGCCCTCTCGATGGCGATCACCTGGGCCCTGGGCGTGCATGCGGGCTTCAACTTCTCCGCGGGGTTCATCGACTACGCGCTGAACTGGAGCCATGCCACCAAACCACTGCTGATCATCCCGGTGGGGCTCGTCTTCGCGGTGGTCTACTACGTGGTCTTCCGCTTCGCGATCACCAAGTTCGACCTGCCCACCCCGGGCCGTGAACCCGAGGAAGAGGTCGAGGACCTCACCAAGGCGTAG
- a CDS encoding GroES family chaperonin: MLHDRVLVRTDIPEGERRSSGGIVIPATAAVGRRLAWAEVVAVGQNVRTVEPGDRVLYDPEDRAEVEVRGVAYVLMRERDLHAVAAERLEGADDSTGLYL, translated from the coding sequence ATGCTGCACGACCGCGTGCTGGTCCGCACCGACATCCCGGAGGGCGAGCGCCGGTCGTCCGGCGGAATCGTCATCCCCGCCACCGCGGCGGTCGGCCGGCGGCTGGCCTGGGCCGAGGTGGTCGCGGTCGGGCAGAACGTACGGACCGTGGAGCCCGGTGACCGGGTGCTCTACGACCCGGAGGACCGGGCCGAGGTCGAGGTCCGCGGGGTCGCCTACGTACTGATGCGGGAGCGCGATCTGCACGCGGTGGCCGCGGAGCGGCTGGAGGGCGCGGACGACTCCACGGGCCTTTACCTGTAG
- a CDS encoding DUF3618 domain-containing protein — protein sequence MSDARTPAQIEADIARRRQQLAVTLDEIGVRVHPKTIIGDAKAKAASAVDRTAGRAYVSVNRVVTGVRGQLVSEEGGPRMERIVPAALLVAGLVGLLALSARSSRSAKASRSSWCAKRRR from the coding sequence GTGTCGGATGCCAGGACCCCTGCGCAGATCGAGGCGGACATCGCCCGCAGGCGGCAGCAGCTCGCCGTGACGCTCGACGAGATCGGGGTGCGGGTGCACCCGAAGACGATCATCGGAGACGCGAAGGCGAAGGCGGCGTCGGCCGTGGACCGGACCGCCGGGCGGGCCTATGTGTCCGTCAACCGAGTGGTGACGGGCGTGCGCGGCCAACTGGTGTCGGAGGAGGGCGGGCCCCGCATGGAGCGGATCGTGCCCGCCGCGCTCCTCGTGGCCGGGCTGGTCGGCCTGCTCGCGCTCTCGGCCAGGTCCTCCCGGTCCGCCAAGGCGTCCCGCTCCTCGTGGTGCGCCAAGCGGCGCCGGTGA
- the bcp gene encoding thioredoxin-dependent thiol peroxidase, whose amino-acid sequence MSERLQPGDTAPAFTLPDADGKQVSLADHAGRKVIVYFYPAALTPGCTKQACDFTDNLEFLSGHGYDVIGVSPDKPEKLAKFRAQEDLKVTLLADPSKETLEAYGAFGEKKLYGKTVTGVIRSTVIVDEQGKVERALYNVKATGHVAKIIKDLGL is encoded by the coding sequence ATGAGCGAGCGACTGCAGCCCGGCGACACCGCCCCCGCCTTCACCCTCCCCGACGCGGACGGCAAGCAGGTCTCGCTCGCCGACCACGCGGGCCGCAAGGTGATCGTCTACTTCTACCCCGCGGCCCTCACTCCCGGCTGCACCAAGCAGGCGTGCGACTTCACCGACAACCTCGAGTTCCTCTCCGGCCACGGCTACGACGTCATCGGCGTCTCGCCCGACAAGCCGGAGAAGCTGGCCAAGTTCCGCGCCCAGGAGGATCTGAAGGTCACCCTGCTCGCCGACCCCTCCAAGGAGACCCTGGAGGCGTACGGCGCGTTCGGCGAGAAGAAGCTCTACGGCAAGACGGTGACGGGCGTGATCCGGTCCACCGTCATCGTGGACGAGCAGGGCAAGGTCGAGCGCGCCCTGTACAACGTGAAGGCCACCGGCCACGTCGCCAAGATCATCAAAGACCTGGGGCTGTGA
- the rph gene encoding ribonuclease PH gives MSRIDGRTPDQLRPVTIERGWSKHAEGSVLVSFGDTRVLCTASVTEGVPRWRKGSGEGWVTAEYAMLPRATNTRGDRESVRGKIGGRTHEISRLIGRSLRAVIDYKALGENTVVLDCDVLQADGGTRTAAITGAYVALADAIGWARGKKLIKATRQPLTGTVSAVSVGIVGGVPLLDLCYEEDVRAETDMNVVCTGDGRFVEVQGTAEGEPFAREELNGLLDLAVAGCGALSGIQRAALAEDN, from the coding sequence ATGTCTCGTATCGACGGCCGCACCCCCGACCAGCTCCGCCCCGTGACCATCGAGCGCGGTTGGAGCAAGCATGCCGAGGGCTCGGTCCTCGTCTCCTTCGGCGATACGCGGGTCCTGTGCACCGCGAGCGTCACCGAGGGCGTGCCGCGCTGGCGCAAGGGCAGCGGCGAGGGCTGGGTCACCGCGGAGTACGCCATGCTGCCGCGTGCCACCAACACCCGGGGCGACCGCGAGTCGGTCCGCGGCAAGATCGGTGGCCGTACGCATGAGATCTCCCGGCTCATCGGCCGCTCGCTGCGTGCCGTCATCGACTACAAGGCGCTCGGCGAGAACACCGTCGTTCTGGACTGCGATGTCCTCCAGGCCGACGGCGGCACCCGCACCGCCGCCATCACCGGCGCCTATGTGGCCCTGGCCGACGCCATCGGCTGGGCCCGGGGGAAGAAGCTGATCAAGGCCACCCGGCAGCCGCTGACCGGCACCGTCTCCGCCGTCAGCGTCGGCATCGTCGGCGGCGTCCCCCTGCTCGACCTCTGCTACGAGGAGGACGTGCGCGCCGAGACCGACATGAACGTGGTCTGTACCGGTGACGGACGCTTCGTCGAGGTGCAGGGCACCGCCGAGGGCGAGCCCTTCGCCCGCGAGGAGCTGAACGGGCTGCTGGACCTCGCCGTGGCGGGCTGTGGCGCCCTGTCCGGAATCCAGCGCGCGGCACTGGCCGAGGACAACTGA
- a CDS encoding MoaD/ThiS family protein → MAIEVRIPTILRTYTDGQKAVEGSGATLAELFADLESRHSGIQERLVDGGELRRFVNVYLNDEDVRFLDGISTKVSDGDNVTILPAVAGGALGAEPRPAGVVAGRRAGML, encoded by the coding sequence ATGGCCATCGAGGTCCGCATCCCGACCATCCTCCGCACCTACACCGACGGCCAGAAGGCGGTCGAGGGCAGCGGGGCCACGCTCGCCGAGCTCTTCGCCGACCTGGAGAGCCGGCACTCCGGGATCCAGGAGCGCCTGGTCGACGGCGGTGAGCTGCGCCGCTTCGTCAACGTCTATCTGAACGACGAGGACGTCCGCTTCCTCGACGGCATCTCCACCAAGGTCTCGGACGGCGACAACGTGACGATCCTCCCGGCCGTGGCCGGTGGGGCTCTCGGGGCGGAGCCCCGTCCTGCTGGGGTGGTGGCCGGGCGACGGGCGGGCATGCTCTGA